Proteins encoded together in one Drosophila albomicans strain 15112-1751.03 chromosome 2R, ASM965048v2, whole genome shotgun sequence window:
- the LOC117574989 gene encoding ADP-ribosylation factor-like protein 2: protein MGFLTVLKKMRQKEKEMRILLLGLDNAGKTTILKRFNGEPIDTISPTLGFNIKTLEHNGYTLNMWDVGGQKSLRSYWRNYFECTDGLVWVVDSADRMRLESCKQELQVLLQEERLAGATLLVLCNKQDLPGALNSTEIKEILCLDDITTHHWLVAGVSAVTGEKLLSSMDWLIDDIAKRIFTLD, encoded by the exons ATGGGCTTTCTAACAGTATTGAAAAAGATGCGTCAAAAGGAAAAAGAGATGCGTATACTCTTACT tgGCCTGGACAATGCAGGCAAAACAACGATTCTAAAGCGCTTTAACGGCGAACCCATAGACACAATCTCGCCCACTCTGGGCTTTAACATTAAGACACTGGAACACAATGGTTACACACTCAATATGTGGGACGTGGGCGGCCAGAAATCATTGCGATCCTATTGGCGCAACTACTTTGAGTGCACAGATGGTTTAGTTTGGGTTGTGGACAGTGCAGATCGAATGCGTCTAGAGAGTTGTAAACAGGAACTGCAAGTACTATTGCAGGAGGAGCGCTTGGCCGGGGCTACATTGTTAGTATTGTGCAATAAACAGGATTTGCCCGGCGCCTTAAATTCCACAGAAATCAAAGAG ATATTGTGTTTAGATGACATCACAACGCATCATTGGCTGGTCGCTGGAGTAAGCGCTGTCACAGGCGAAAAGCTGCTGAGTTCCATGGATTGGCTAATCGATGATATTGCCAAGCGAATATTTACCCTAGATTAG
- the LOC117574814 gene encoding probable Dol-P-Man:Man(7)GlcNAc(2)-PP-Dol alpha-1,6-mannosyltransferase isoform X1 encodes MDALIFLTAAAHLVYTPFTKVEESFNLQAMHDILYLRNNFTAYDHHEYPGVVPRTFIGPLIVSMLSAPFVLLFETLSINKFWAQYVVRLVLAGAISIAWHNLRQAVTKIYGIEVRLWFTAITITQFHFIFYMTRPLPNIFALPLVLYALACWMRGQYKPFIICSGIAIIVFRSELALFLGLLLAFDLVQQKLSIDGLLKIAVPAGVGILTATVLVDSFFWRRLLWPEGEVLWYNTILNKSSNWGTSPLLWYFYSALPRAMGVSLAFVPIGIYLEPRIRPLALSALGFVLLYSLLPHKELRFIIYVFPVLNIASACACHRMWINSAKSAWHSFVALIAASHLLLNVLITIFLLVVSGTNYPGGAALSRLHRLEASNPNVSVHIANLAAQSGVSRFMEIHSDWIYSKDETMNYTQAEMARYSHLLVEAKNKHNTELWTALQDDFDTMEFVDCFNSIGIQYNSLFPVRIKTKPCIGILKKRFKAVNEKKKSKDKNIKDNTKPKQKKDKSKVKIVEAVEEIPLEPVMQEESKLDTAVNSIEPSEQVSSVEPQQELEIDDDDGIVATVEEFSLEVNADPIEVAKEINFQELRNLALKQTTHKSRAATKLKLRKIIEQHFRAKGRHIENDSAEQHKPNAGQRTGIRQSVKSIIKQEKIKEMIEQIATMDLTRVCDLEKTSTKDCLKQVIDKMDEESIKPQ; translated from the exons ATGGATGCACTCATCTTCCTGACGGCGGCGGCTCATCTCGTATATACGCCGTTCACCAAGGTCGAGGAGAGTTTCAACCTGCAGGCCATGCATGATATCTTATATCTGCGCAACAATTTTACGGCCTACGATCATCATGAGTATCCCGGTGTTGTGCCACGCACTTTCATTGGACCACTAATTGTCTCCATGTTGTCGGCTCCGTTTGTACTCCTCTTTGAGACATtgagcataaataaattctggGCACAATATGTAG ttcGTCTTGTTTTGGCTGGCGCTATTTCAATTGCCTGGCATAATTTGCGTCAAGCGGTGACCAAGATCTATGGCATTGAGGTGCGTTTATGGTTCACGGCTATCACCATAACGcaattccatttcattttttacatGACACGCCCTCTGCCCAACATCTTTGCATTGCCACTAG TGCTCTATGCTTTGGCATGTTGGATGCGTGGCCAATACAAACCTTTCATCATTTGCTCGGGCATCGCGATCATTGTTTTTCGCTCAGAATTGGCACTGTTTTTGGGCCTGCTTCTTGCCTTCGATCTGGTGCAACAGAAGTTATCCATTGATGG CTTACTGAAGATTGCTGTGCCCGCTGGCGTCGGCATTTTGACAGCTACGGTCTTGGTAGATTCATTCTTTTGGCGCCGCCTGCTTTGGCCCGAGGGCGAGGTGTTATGGTACAACACTATACTCAATAAGAGCTCCAACTGGGGCACCTCACCGCTGCTTTGGTACTTTTACTCCGCTTTGCCACGGGCTATGGGCgtttctttggcttttgtgcCCATTGGCATTTATTTGGAACCACGCATACGACCGCTTGCGTTGTCGGCACTGGGATTTGTGCTACTCTACTCTTTACTGCCCCACAAGGAGCTGCGCTTTATAATCTACGTGTTTCCGGTTCTCAACATAGCATCAGCCTGCGCTTGCCACCGCAT GTGGATTAACAGCGCCAAGTCTGCATGGCATAGTTTTGTGGCTCTAATCGCTGCTTCCCATTTGCTGCTTAATGTGCTTATTACCATCTTCCTTCTTGTCGTTTCGGGCACAAATTATCCGGGTGGTGCAGCGCTGTCGCGACTGCATCGTTTGGAGGCCAGCAATCCAAATGTTTCGGTGCACATTGCAAATTTGGCTGCCCAAAGCGGCGTATCGCGTTTCATGGAAATCCATAGTGATTGGATCTACAGCAAGGATGAGACAATGAACTATACTCAAGCAGAGATGGCGAGATACAGCCACCTGTTGGTAGAGGCGAAGAATAAGCATAACACGGAATTGTGGACAGCGTTGCAGGATGATTTTGACACCATGGAATTTGTGGATTGCTTTAATAGCATTGGGATTCAGTACAATTCGCTGTTTCCGGTGCGCATCAAGACAAAACCTTGCATTGGAATTCTTAAAAAACGTTTTAAGGCTGTGAATGAAAAGAAGAAgtcaaaagataaaaatataaaagataatACGAAACCTAAGCAGAAGAAGGACAAATCTAAAGTGAAAATAGTAGAGGCAGTAGAAGAAATACCCTTAGAGCCAGTAATGCAAGAGGAATCTAAGCTGGACACCGcagtaaattcaattgaacCTTCTGAGCAAGTATCCAGTGTTGAACCACAGCAGGAGTTGGAGattgacgatgatgatggcatAGTTGCCACTGTGGAAGAATTTTCTTTGGAAGTTAACGCAGATCCAATAGAAGTGGCTAAGGAAATAAATTTCCAGGAATTGCGCAATCTTGCTCTCAAGCAAACAACTCACAAATCCCGTGCCGCAACCAAACTAAAATTACGAAAGATTATCGAACAGCACTTCAGAGCCAAGGGGCGACATATCGAAAACGATTCGGCCGAACAGCATAAACCGAATGCTGGGCAACGGACTGGCATCCGTCAATCTGTGAAATCCATCATTAAGCAGGAGAAAATTAAGGAGATGATCGAGCAGATTGCCACTATGGATCTGACTCGTGTTTGCGACCTGGAAAAGACATCGACAAAGGACTGCCTAAAACAGGTCATAGATAAAATGGACGAAGAGAGCATAAAACCCCAATGA
- the LOC117574988 gene encoding uncharacterized protein F21D5.5, with protein sequence MSLAKYLNRSAAKSSKEAISRICTLRPVEAEHSAIQLTNGENIIGRSKETGIRDSRCSKRQLQLQVNLQHGSIQLKVLGINPCGINGVMAMQDTERELKHGDLIEIVYGRHPYEVHFKPAPNEEQENSTDVDMESSLPIASDQEHWDSVANGKLVIFSSAGLRASNKIAGYDMDGTIITTKSGKVFPKNTDDWKIIYPEVPEKLQRLHKDGFKICFFTNQAGIARGTVNLDEFKVKVKNIVKKLNVPIQVFVAIGNGYYRKPLPGMWEHLKQELNDNVAVKEERCFFVGDAAGRPETGKGVTKQRKDHSLADRLFAANIGLSFYTPEVHFLNRRIEEWNKPDFEPSTVDVDIPQFEPSDVEFDTKKSEMIIVVGLPGSGKSHFCADVLATKGYVIANADTLGSTQACLTACQRALKSGKSCVVDNTNVDAASRKKFVALAQETKIPCRCFVMNVTPTQAKHNIVFRELQDTGHSSINDMVFNMMKKKYQTPSLDEGFTAVHKVNFKPQFANEKDAKLYKMYLLEK encoded by the coding sequence aTGTCCTTGGCAAAGTACCTCAATCGCTCAGCGGCCAAATCTAGTAAAGAGGCTATATCGCGGATCTGCACATTGAGGCCCGTGGAGGCCGAGCACAGTGCCATACAATTGACGAACGGTGAGAATATTATTGGACGCAGCAAGGAAACCGGCATCAGAGATTCCCGCTGCTCGAAGCGACAACTACAGCTGCAAGTTAATCTGCAACACGGAAGTATACAGCTTAAAGTGTTAGGTATCAACCCATGCGGTATCAACGGTGTCATGGCTATGCAAGACACGGAACGTGAACTGAAGCATGGTGATCTTATAGAAATTGTTTACGGCCGACATCCATATGAAGTGCACTTCAAACCAGCCCCAAACGAAGAACAAGAGAATAGCACAGACGTGGACATGGAGAGCAGCCTTCCAATTGCCAGTGATCAAGAGCACTGGGATTCAGTGGCCAATGGTAAATTGGTAATCTTTAGTAGCGCCGGCTTAAGGGCATCAAACAAAATTGCCGGCTACGACATGGACGGCACCATTATCACTACTAAGTCCGGCAAAGTATTCCCCAAGAACACGGACGACTGGAAAATCATCTACCCTGAAGTGCCCGAGAAACTGCAGCGACTGCATAAGGATGGCTTCAAAATTTGCTTCTTTACAAATCAAGCGGGCATTGCACGCGGTACCGTTAATCTGGATGAGTTCAAAGTGAAAGTCAAGAATATAGTTAAAAAGTTGAATGTGCCTATTCAGGTCTTCGTAGCCATAGGCAATGGGTATTATCGCAAACCGTTGCCTGGTATGTGGGAGCACTTAAAACAGGAACTGAACGACAATGTTGCTGTGAAGGAAGAGCGTTGTTTCTTCGTAGGCGATGCTGCTGGTCGGCCGGAAACCGGCAAAGGCGTTACGAAGCAACGAAAGGATCATTCACTGGCTGATCGCCTGTTTGCTGCCAACATTGGCCTATCTTTCTACACGCCCGAGGTTCATTTTCTCAACAGGCGCATAGAAGAATGGAATAAGCCTGATTTTGAACCCAGCACCGTCGATGTGGACATTCCTCAGTTTGAGCCAAGTGATGTGGAATTTGACacgaaaaaaagcgaaatgaTTATTGTGGTTGGATTGCCGGGTTCGGGAAAAAGCCACTTTTGTGCCGACGTGCTGGCTACTAAAGGTTATGTGATTGCCAATGCCGACACTTTGGGCAGCACCCAAGCCTGTCTAACAGCCTGCCAGCGCGCCCTAAAATCAGGAAAGTCTTGTGTGGTGGACAATACCAATGTGGATGCGGCATCGCGTAAGAAATTTGTAGCGCTAGCGCAAGAAACCAAAATCCCTTGCCGTTGCTTCGTAATGAATGTGACGCCGACGCAGGCGAAGCATAATATTGTTTTCCGAGAGCTACAGGACACTGGACACTCGTCCATCAACGACATGGTCTTTAACATGATGAAGAAAAAGTATCAAACGCCCAGCCTAGATGAAGGCTTCACTGCTGTCCACAAAGTTAACTTTAAGCCACAGTTCGCAAACGAAAAGGATGCTAagttatacaaaatgtatttgcttGAAAAGTAA
- the LOC117574814 gene encoding probable Dol-P-Man:Man(7)GlcNAc(2)-PP-Dol alpha-1,6-mannosyltransferase isoform X2 yields the protein MTRPLPNIFALPLVLYALACWMRGQYKPFIICSGIAIIVFRSELALFLGLLLAFDLVQQKLSIDGLLKIAVPAGVGILTATVLVDSFFWRRLLWPEGEVLWYNTILNKSSNWGTSPLLWYFYSALPRAMGVSLAFVPIGIYLEPRIRPLALSALGFVLLYSLLPHKELRFIIYVFPVLNIASACACHRMWINSAKSAWHSFVALIAASHLLLNVLITIFLLVVSGTNYPGGAALSRLHRLEASNPNVSVHIANLAAQSGVSRFMEIHSDWIYSKDETMNYTQAEMARYSHLLVEAKNKHNTELWTALQDDFDTMEFVDCFNSIGIQYNSLFPVRIKTKPCIGILKKRFKAVNEKKKSKDKNIKDNTKPKQKKDKSKVKIVEAVEEIPLEPVMQEESKLDTAVNSIEPSEQVSSVEPQQELEIDDDDGIVATVEEFSLEVNADPIEVAKEINFQELRNLALKQTTHKSRAATKLKLRKIIEQHFRAKGRHIENDSAEQHKPNAGQRTGIRQSVKSIIKQEKIKEMIEQIATMDLTRVCDLEKTSTKDCLKQVIDKMDEESIKPQ from the exons atGACACGCCCTCTGCCCAACATCTTTGCATTGCCACTAG TGCTCTATGCTTTGGCATGTTGGATGCGTGGCCAATACAAACCTTTCATCATTTGCTCGGGCATCGCGATCATTGTTTTTCGCTCAGAATTGGCACTGTTTTTGGGCCTGCTTCTTGCCTTCGATCTGGTGCAACAGAAGTTATCCATTGATGG CTTACTGAAGATTGCTGTGCCCGCTGGCGTCGGCATTTTGACAGCTACGGTCTTGGTAGATTCATTCTTTTGGCGCCGCCTGCTTTGGCCCGAGGGCGAGGTGTTATGGTACAACACTATACTCAATAAGAGCTCCAACTGGGGCACCTCACCGCTGCTTTGGTACTTTTACTCCGCTTTGCCACGGGCTATGGGCgtttctttggcttttgtgcCCATTGGCATTTATTTGGAACCACGCATACGACCGCTTGCGTTGTCGGCACTGGGATTTGTGCTACTCTACTCTTTACTGCCCCACAAGGAGCTGCGCTTTATAATCTACGTGTTTCCGGTTCTCAACATAGCATCAGCCTGCGCTTGCCACCGCAT GTGGATTAACAGCGCCAAGTCTGCATGGCATAGTTTTGTGGCTCTAATCGCTGCTTCCCATTTGCTGCTTAATGTGCTTATTACCATCTTCCTTCTTGTCGTTTCGGGCACAAATTATCCGGGTGGTGCAGCGCTGTCGCGACTGCATCGTTTGGAGGCCAGCAATCCAAATGTTTCGGTGCACATTGCAAATTTGGCTGCCCAAAGCGGCGTATCGCGTTTCATGGAAATCCATAGTGATTGGATCTACAGCAAGGATGAGACAATGAACTATACTCAAGCAGAGATGGCGAGATACAGCCACCTGTTGGTAGAGGCGAAGAATAAGCATAACACGGAATTGTGGACAGCGTTGCAGGATGATTTTGACACCATGGAATTTGTGGATTGCTTTAATAGCATTGGGATTCAGTACAATTCGCTGTTTCCGGTGCGCATCAAGACAAAACCTTGCATTGGAATTCTTAAAAAACGTTTTAAGGCTGTGAATGAAAAGAAGAAgtcaaaagataaaaatataaaagataatACGAAACCTAAGCAGAAGAAGGACAAATCTAAAGTGAAAATAGTAGAGGCAGTAGAAGAAATACCCTTAGAGCCAGTAATGCAAGAGGAATCTAAGCTGGACACCGcagtaaattcaattgaacCTTCTGAGCAAGTATCCAGTGTTGAACCACAGCAGGAGTTGGAGattgacgatgatgatggcatAGTTGCCACTGTGGAAGAATTTTCTTTGGAAGTTAACGCAGATCCAATAGAAGTGGCTAAGGAAATAAATTTCCAGGAATTGCGCAATCTTGCTCTCAAGCAAACAACTCACAAATCCCGTGCCGCAACCAAACTAAAATTACGAAAGATTATCGAACAGCACTTCAGAGCCAAGGGGCGACATATCGAAAACGATTCGGCCGAACAGCATAAACCGAATGCTGGGCAACGGACTGGCATCCGTCAATCTGTGAAATCCATCATTAAGCAGGAGAAAATTAAGGAGATGATCGAGCAGATTGCCACTATGGATCTGACTCGTGTTTGCGACCTGGAAAAGACATCGACAAAGGACTGCCTAAAACAGGTCATAGATAAAATGGACGAAGAGAGCATAAAACCCCAATGA
- the LOC117574990 gene encoding cytochrome c oxidase subunit 7A, mitochondrial: protein MMNLSRAVVRSFSTATTRRATATSKDQIEKGYFEIRKVQEHFQKKDGKPVFLKGSAVDNVLYRITMALALVGIGGMGKLFWELSVPKKE, encoded by the exons aTGATGAACTTGTCCAGA GCCGTTGTCCGCAGCTTCAGCACTGCTACCACCCGTCGTGCCACCGCCACCAGCAAGGATCAGATCGAGAAGGGTTACTTTGAGATCCGCAAGGTGCAGGAGCATTTCCAGAAGAAAGATGGCAAGCCCGTCTTCTTGAAGGGATCCGCTGTCGACAATGTGCTGTACCGCATCACCATGGCGCTGGCTCTCGTCGGCATTGGTGGCATGGGCAAGCTCTTCTGGGAACTCAGTGTGCCCAAGAAGGAgtaa
- the LOC117574817 gene encoding cytochrome c oxidase subunit 7A1, mitochondrial: protein MQRTLISKFCPLLCDISRCGSIASPMLVASRSFQASPHLKQQMAPGKLTPKMAKLQKKFQTDNGTPVFLKGGIADGVLYRFTLFLCVLGTIGDVWLWLGYIIA from the exons atGCAGAGGACTTTGATTTCCAAATTCTGT CCACTACTGTGCGACATTAGTCGATGCGGCAGCATAGCTTCTCCAATGCTTGTTGCGTCCCGTTCGTTTCAGGCGTCTCCACATCTAAAGCAACAGATGGCACCTGGAAAATTGACTCCTAAGATGGCCAAGTTGCAAAAGAAATTCCAGACGGACAATGGTACCCCAGTGTTCCTAAAAGGAGGTATCGCGGATGGCGTCCTCTACAGATTTACACTATTCCTTTGTGTACTGGGTACCATTGGCGATGTATGGCTTTGGCTTGGCTATATAATTGCCTAG
- the LOC117574816 gene encoding 26S proteasome regulatory subunit 6B — protein MGLFRGLVDNNEYLLDEADAYVRYKRLQLQLELLQVQEDYIKEEQRNLKKEYLHAQEEVKRAKAVPLVIGQFLEAVDQNTGIVASTTGSNYYVRVLSTIDREQLKPSASVALHKQSNCLVDLVPPEADSTIAMLTAEEKPDVSYADIGGLDMQKQEIREAVELPLTHAHLYKQIGIDPPRGVLLYGPPGCGKTMLAKAVANQTTAAFIRVVGSEFVQKYLGEGPRMVRDLFRLAKQNAPSVIFIDEIDAIATKRFDAQTGADREVQRILLELLNQMDGFDETTNIKVIMATNRADTLDPALLRPGRLDRKIEFPLPDRRQKRLVFSTITAKMNLAEDVDLEEFIARPDKISNADINAICQEAGMHAVRENRYIAHSKDFEKGYKTSVRKDDVQHEFYN, from the exons ATGGGTTTATTTAGGGGGTTAGTGGATAACAATGAATACCTTTTGGACGAGGCGGATGCCTATGTGCGTTACAAGCGCTTACAACTTCAGCTGGAATTGCTGCAAGTGCAGGAAGACTACATTAAAGAGGAACAGCGTAATTTGAAAAAGGAATATTTGCACGCTCAAGAAGAGGTGAAACGTGCCAAAGCTGTGCCCCTGGTGATTGGACAATTCCTAGAGGCTGTTGATCAGAACACAGGTATCGTTGCCTCCACCACAGGCTCCAATTATTATGTGCGCGTCTTGTCCACAATTGATCGGGAGCAATTGAAGCCATCAGCTTCGGTGGCCTTGCATAAGCAGAGCAACTGCTTGGTGGACTTGGTGCCACCAGAGGCAGATAGCACAATTGCTATGCTGACTGCCGAAGAGAAGCCAGATGTAAGTTATGCGGACATCGGAGGACTCGATATGCAAAAGCAGGAAATTCGAGAGGCTGTGGAATTACCTTTAACGCATGCTCATTTGTACAAGCAGATTG GCATTGATCCACCACGTGGCGTGCTGCTCTACGGACCACCAGGTTGTGGCAAGACAATGTTGGCCAAGGCAGTGGCTAATCAAACCACCGCCGCCTTTATACGCGTTGTGGGCTCAGAGTTTGTACAGAAATATTTGGGCGAGGGACCGCGAATGGTGCGTGATCTCTTCCGTCTGGCCAAACAAAATGCACCGTCAGTCATCTTCATTGATGAAATTGATGCCATCGCTACCAAGCGTTTTGATGCTCAAACTGGTGCTGATCGTGAGGTGCAACGCATTCTGTTGGAGCTGCTGAATCAAATGGATGGCTTCGATGAAACCACCAATATTAAGGTCATCATGGCTACCAATCGTGCTGACACTTTGGATCCCGCTTTATTGCGTCCTGGTCGCTTAGATCGCAAGATTGAATTTCCATTACCGGATCGACGTCAGAAGCGTTTAGTGTTCAGCACTATTACTGCGAAAATGAATCTAGCTGAGGATGTGGATCTCGAAGAGTTTATAGCGCGACCAGACAAAATTTCCAATGCTGACATCAACGCCATTTGTCAGGAGGCGGGCATGCATGCTGTGCGCGAGAATCGTTACATAGCGCATTCCAAGGACTTCGAGAAAGGGTACAAGACTAGCGTGCGCAAGGACGATGTACAGCACGAATTCTACAACTAA